Proteins encoded within one genomic window of Kibdelosporangium phytohabitans:
- a CDS encoding nuclear transport factor 2 family protein, translating to MTALRTTEATTEQFCRAVQTQDVDLAMSTLADDAVLRSPLTDRVRFTGHAELRKLIEVAYGHLENVSVHTEVGDERTRVVVYTARIRGVDMEETAVLRFDDRARISEVTMFIRPLPGLVEVMGAFGPDIARRNGRPGAARLLSVLTKPLLAMVKSGDRFAVPLAGPKR from the coding sequence ATGACCGCGTTGCGGACCACCGAGGCGACGACGGAGCAGTTCTGCCGCGCCGTGCAGACACAGGACGTGGATCTGGCGATGAGCACACTGGCCGATGACGCCGTGCTGCGTTCGCCCTTGACAGACCGGGTCCGGTTCACCGGGCACGCCGAACTGCGCAAGCTCATCGAAGTCGCATATGGACACCTCGAGAACGTCAGTGTGCACACCGAAGTCGGCGACGAGCGCACCCGGGTCGTCGTCTACACCGCCCGGATTCGCGGTGTGGACATGGAGGAGACGGCCGTGCTCCGCTTCGACGACCGGGCCAGGATCAGCGAGGTGACCATGTTCATCCGCCCGCTGCCCGGCCTGGTCGAGGTGATGGGCGCGTTCGGCCCGGACATCGCGCGCCGCAACGGCCGTCCCGGCGCGGCCCGGCTGCTGTCCGTGCTGACCAAACCCCTGCTGGCGATGGTCAAGAGCGGTGACCGGTTCGCTGTCCCGCTGGCCGGGCCGAAGCGCTGA
- a CDS encoding TetR/AcrR family transcriptional regulator, with protein MSKAQRRERILAVAAEVFATTGYAAAGMREVADAAGISTPVLYDHFASKADLYATLMRLQVDSLVDDWSAPPEPVGTYELLLDRVTAVYSWIERNRAAWRMIFGEPPGDEAVARAYHHGQQRATAQLASLFRLVPRLNLSVDLDRDRADEVLAEAAKSALNAIATWWWRNQDIPREHVVALTADLLWRGLRELTDNEEERT; from the coding sequence ATGAGCAAGGCGCAGCGCCGGGAGCGGATCCTCGCCGTGGCGGCGGAAGTGTTCGCCACCACCGGGTATGCCGCGGCCGGGATGCGCGAGGTCGCCGACGCGGCCGGGATCAGCACGCCCGTGCTCTACGACCACTTCGCCTCCAAGGCCGACCTGTACGCCACCCTGATGCGGCTGCAGGTCGACTCCCTGGTCGACGACTGGTCGGCGCCACCGGAACCCGTTGGCACGTACGAACTCCTGCTCGACCGGGTGACCGCGGTCTACTCGTGGATCGAGCGCAACCGGGCCGCCTGGCGGATGATCTTCGGCGAGCCACCCGGCGACGAAGCCGTCGCACGCGCGTACCACCACGGGCAGCAACGGGCCACCGCGCAACTCGCGAGCCTGTTCCGGCTGGTCCCCCGGCTCAACCTGTCGGTCGACCTCGATCGGGACCGCGCCGACGAGGTCCTCGCCGAGGCCGCCAAGAGCGCGCTCAACGCCATCGCCACCTGGTGGTGGCGCAATCAGGACATCCCGCGTGAGCACGTCGTCGCGCTGACCGCCGACCTGCTGTGGCGAGGCCTTCGTGAACTCACCGACAACGAGGAGGAGCGGACATGA
- a CDS encoding MerR family transcriptional regulator codes for MGWSTRQLAELAGTSLRAVRHYHDIGLLPEPERRANGYKNYGVADLVRVLRIKRLTGLGLSLAQIAELGDEEYPEEALRALDAELAATIDRLERIRVELALILRRPMPTDLPPMLSKYLADTDMPAADRQLAVVLAQVLSPAKLGAYAATLRDYRRDPAVVEFDSLPADADEQTRKDLAERLVPHFRKTQADFPQMNTLLDDAPRGRDFALRTIAQAVSDIYNPAQIDVLVRASG; via the coding sequence GTGGGGTGGAGTACCCGCCAGCTCGCCGAGCTCGCCGGGACGAGCCTGCGCGCGGTGCGGCACTACCACGACATCGGCCTCCTGCCCGAGCCCGAGCGGCGCGCCAACGGCTACAAGAACTACGGCGTGGCCGACCTCGTGCGCGTGCTGCGGATCAAACGACTGACGGGTCTCGGGCTCTCGCTGGCCCAGATCGCCGAGCTCGGCGACGAGGAGTACCCGGAGGAGGCGCTGCGCGCGCTGGACGCCGAACTCGCGGCGACGATCGACCGGCTCGAACGAATCCGCGTCGAGCTCGCGCTGATCCTGCGCAGGCCGATGCCGACCGATCTGCCGCCCATGCTGTCCAAGTACCTCGCGGACACCGACATGCCCGCCGCCGACCGGCAGCTCGCCGTCGTCCTCGCCCAGGTCCTCAGCCCGGCGAAACTCGGCGCCTACGCCGCGACGCTGCGCGACTACCGGCGTGATCCGGCCGTCGTCGAGTTCGACAGCCTGCCCGCCGACGCCGACGAACAGACCCGCAAGGACCTCGCCGAGCGCCTGGTCCCGCACTTCCGCAAGACACAAGCCGACTTCCCGCAGATGAACACCCTGCTCGACGACGCGCCACGCGGCCGCGACTTCGCGTTGCGAACCATCGCCCAAGCCGTCAGCGACATCTACAACCCCGCGCAGATCGACGTCCTGGTCCGCGCGTCCGGCTAG